From Tripterygium wilfordii isolate XIE 37 chromosome 16, ASM1340144v1, whole genome shotgun sequence, one genomic window encodes:
- the LOC119980465 gene encoding LRR receptor-like serine/threonine-protein kinase GSO1: MQKRVFSLVLVHLLCFSIGFVLCQNNDFSVLLEVKKSFTEDKGRVLGDWSKKNPNFCKWRGVICGRNSVDGMVGVVSLNLSASSLGGSIAPELGRLKNLLHLDLSLNGLTGPIPTTLSNLSLLESLLLFSNQLTGSIPTQLGSLTRLQVMRIGDNGLSGPIPSSFGNLVNLVTLGLASCSLTGPIPPQLGQLNRVQNLVLQQNQLEGPIPAELGNCSSLTVFTVAMNNLNGSIPVELGSLQNLQILNLANNSLSAEIPSRLGELTQLQYLNLMGNKLEGPTPLSIAKLGNLQSLDLSVNKLTGGIPMEFGSMSQLVSLFITNNNLSGVIPRNICSNNSNLEHLILSEIQLYGEIPRELSQCKSLKQLDLSNNTLNGSIPIELYQLLNLKDLFLHNNSLVGSISPFIANLSNLEALALYHNNLQGNLPREIGMLSKLEILYLYDNQLSGEIPKEIGNCSNLEMIDFYGNRFNGKIPDSIGMLKGLNFLHLRQNELVGDIPASLGNCHKLTILDLADNCLSGGIPATFGSLQVLEQFMLYNNSLEGNLPDSLVNLANLMRINLSKNRLNGSIAALCHSHSFLSFDVTSNAFDHEIPPQLGNSSTLERLRLGKNRFTGKIPWTLGKLHELSLLDVSGNLLTGPIPAELVLCKKLTHIDLNNNFLSGPIPWWLGSLPLLGELKLSSNHFVGSLPLELFNCSKLLVLSLDGNSLNGTLPSEIGMLPSLNVLNLNQNNLSGPIPPAIGKLSKLYELGLSRNNFNGEIPFELGQLKNLQTILDLSYNNLSGKISLTLGALSKLEELDLSHNQLTGDVPPELSDLSSLGKLNLSYNNLEGKLGKQFSHWPPEAFEGNSRLCGSPLDHCNDIGSKKQRSSLSESLVVAISAVSTLVVIAVLILGAILLKRQREFMKRAKEVNCAYSSSSSQAQRRLLFPNGAGKRDYRWEDIMEATNGLNDEFIIGSGGSGKIYRAEFSTGETFAVKRILWKDDFLLNKSFAREVTTLGRIRHRHLVKLMGYCSNRGAGSNLLIYQYMENGSVWDWLHQKTVDNKKKKCLDLEARLKIAVGLAHGVEYLHHDCVPKIVHRDIKSSNVLVDSNMEAHLGDFGLAKAIAEDHDDSYTESSAWFAGSYGYIAPEYAYSLKATEMSDVYSMGIVLMELVSGKMPTDASFGVEMDMVRWVDKGIETQGSAREELIDPALKPLLPDEEFAAYQVLEIALQCTRTVPQERPSSRQACDQVLHIFNNRVVGSGKNNMDTHV, from the exons ATGCAGAAAAGAGTTTTCTCACTTGTTCTTGTTCATTTGCTCTGTTTTTCAATTGGGTTTGTGTTGTGTCAAAACAATGATTTTTCTGTTCTTCTGGAGGTGAAAAAGTCATTTACGGAAGACAAAGGAAGAGTTTTGGGCGATTGGTCTAAAAAGAACCCAAATTTTTGTAAATGGAGAGGAGTCATTTGTGGGAGGAACTCGGTGGATGGAATGGTGGGAGTAGTGAGTCTCAACCTTTCTGCCTCGTCACTCGGTGGGTCAATAGCGCCAGAACTCGGACGTTTGAAAAACCTGCTCCACCTTGATCTTTCCTTGAACGGTCTCACTGGCCCCATTCCAACGACTCTGTCTAACCTTTCTTTATTGGAATCTCTGCTTCTATTCTCTAACCAACTCACTGGATCCATCCCAACTCAGCTTGGCTCCCTTACTAGACTCCAAGTTATGAGAATCGGTGACAATGGACTCAGTGGACCAATCCCTTCCTCATTTGGCAATCTTGTCAATTTGGTCACTCTGGGTTTAGCCTCATGTAGTCTAACAGGTCCAATCCCTCCCCAACTCGGCCAACTCAACCGGGTTCAGAACTTGGTACTGCAACAGAACCAATTAGAGGGTCCTATTCCAGCTGAGCTTGGCAATTGTTCAAGCCTCACCGTCTTCACTGTTGCTATGAACAACCTTAATGGGTCAATCCCAGTTGAATTGGGTAGTCTCCAGAACCTCCAAATTCTTAACTTGGCCAACAACAGCCTCTCTGCAGAAATACCGAGTCGACTCGGCGAGTTGACTCAGCTTCAATACTTGAATCTTATGGGGAACAAACTTGAAGGTCCAACCCCATTATCAATTGCAAAACTGGGTAATCTTCAGAGTCTTGATTTGTCAGTGAACAAGCTCACAGGCGGAATTCCTATGGAGTTTGGTAGCATGAGCCAGCTCGTTTCCTTGTTTATAACCAACAACAATCTCTCTGGGGTTATACCAAGAAACATTTGCTCCAATAATTCCAACTTGGAGCATTTGATTTTATCAGAAATTCAACTATATGGAGAAATTCCAAGAGAATTGAGTCAGTGTAAGTCACTGAAGCAGCTTGATTTGTCCAACAATACTCTCAATGGATCAATACCAATTGAGCTCTATCAGCTGCTTAATTTGAAAGATCTCTTTCTCCACAACAACAGCTTGGTGGGTTCAATTTCTCCCTTCATAGCAAACCTTAGCAACCTGGAGGCACTGGCATTATATCACAACAATTTACAGGGGAACCTGCCAAGGGAGATTGGGATGCTCAGCAAGCTAGAAATTTTGTATCTTTATGACAATCAGTTATCTGGGGAGATTCCAAAAGAGATTGGGAATTGTTCAAACTTGGAAATGATAGATTTCTATGGAAACCGATTCAATGGGAAGATTCCGGACTCCATTGGGATGTTGAAGGGATTGAATTTCCTTCATCTCAGACAGAATGAGCTTGTGGGTGATATTCCCGCCTCACTGGGTAACTGTCATAAACTAACTATCCTTGACTTGGCAGATAATTGTCTCTCCGGTGGAATCCCTGCAACTTTTGGATCTCTCCAGGTTCTGGAACAGTTCATGTTATACAATAACTCCCTCGAAGGTAACCTTCCCGATTCACTTGTGAATTTAGCGAACTTGATGAGAATCAATCTTTCAAAGAACAGATTGAATGGTAGCATTGCTGCATTGTGTCACTCgcattcctttctttcttttgatgtCACAAGCAATGCATTTGACCATGAAATTCCTCCCCAGCTGGGAAACTCTTCTACGCTGGAACGGCTGAGATTAGGGAAGAATCGATTTACAGGGAAAATCCCATGGACACTAGGAAAACTTCATGAACTATCACTCTTAGATGTGTCAGGGAATTTGCTCACTGGACCTATTCCAGCTGAGCTTGTATTGTGCAAGAAATTGACCCACATTGATCTGAACAACAATTTTCTGTCGGGGCCAATACCGTGGTGGCTCGGAAGTTTACCTCTACTGGGGGAGCTTAAGCTCTCCTCCAACCACTTCGTTGGGTCTCTTCCTCTTGAATTGTTCAACTGTTCCAAATTGCTGGTGCTCTCTCTCGATGGTAATTCGCTTAATGGAACTCTCCCGTCGGAGATTGGTATGCTGCCATCACTTAATGTTCTTAATCTCAACCAGAACAACCTTTCCGGCCCAATCCCTCCAGCAATTGGTAAACTGAGCAAGCTGTATGAGCTCGGGCTCTCAAGAAACAACTTCAATGGTGAGATCCCTTTCGAGCTCGGCCAACTAAAGAATCTTCAGACCATTCTAGACCTCAGTTACAACAATCTAAGTGGTAAAATCTCACTTACTCTTGGGGCTCTGTCTAAGCTGGAAGAACTTGATCTGTCTCACAATCAACTTACAGGAGATGTTCCTCCTGAACTCAGTGACTTGAGCAGCTTGGGCAAGCTTAATCTCTCCTACAACAATCTTGAAGGAAAACTAGGCAAGCAATTCTCTCATTGGCCTCCTGAGGCATTCGAAGGGAACTCGCGTCTTTGTGGAAGCCCTCTTGATCACTGCAATGACATTGGATCCAAGAAGCAGCGATCAAGTCTAAGCGAGTCATTGGTGGTTGCGATCTCAGCAGTATCAACATTAGTTGTCATTGCTGTACTTATACTCGGAGCGATCTTGTTGAAACGCCAAAGGGAATTCATGAAGAGGGCGAAAGAAGTGAACTGTGCTTACTCTTCCAGTTCTTCTCAAGCGCAGCGAAGATTGCTATTCCCAAATGGAGCTGGTAAGCGAGATTACAGATGGGAAGACATCATGGAAGCCACAAATGGTCTAAACGACGAATTCATCATCGGCTCAGGAGGGTCTGGAAAAATCTACAGAGCGGAATTCTCCACCGGAGAAACATTTGCAGTCAAAAGGATTTTGTGGAAAGACGATTTCTTATTGAATAAGAGCTTCGCAAGAGAAGTTACGACGCTTGGGAGGATAAGGCACAGACATCTGGTGAAGTTGATGGGGTATTGCAGCAACAGAGGAGCAGGTTCAAATCTGTTGATATATCAGTACATGGAGAATGGCAGTGTCTGGGACTGGCTTCACCAGAAAACAGTAgataacaagaagaagaaatgccTTGACTTGGAAGCAAGACTGAAGATAGCAGTGGGACTAGCTCATGGAGTAGAATACCTGCATCATGACTGCGTGCCGAAGATCGTTCACAGGGACATTAAATCAAGCAATGTACTGGTAGACTCCAATATGGAAGCTCACCTGGGAGATTTCGGGCTTGCAAAAGCCATAGCCGAAGACCACGACGACTCGTATACAGAGTCAAGTGCATGGTTTGCTGGTTCTTATGGCTACATTGCTCCAG AGTATGCATATTCACTGAAAGCAACAGAGATGAGTGATGTTTACAGCATGGGAATTGTGCTGATGGAACTCGTCAGCGGCAAAATGCCGACGGATGCAAGTTTTGGTGTAGAGATGGACATGGTGAGATGGGTAGACAAAGGCATTGAAACACAAGGTTCAGCTCGAGAGGAGCTGATAGATCCTGCATTGAAGCCACTCTTGCCAGATGAAGAATTTGCAGCATATCAAGTGCTTGAGATAGCATTGCAATGTACAAGAACTGTCCCACAAGAGAGGCCGTCGTCCCGGCAAGCATGTGATCAAGTACTACACATTTTTAACAATAGGGTGGTGGGTTCTGGGAAGAATAACATGGATACCCACGTATAA
- the LOC119980466 gene encoding uncharacterized protein LOC119980466 → MHTQQDCPRGVINTRDRRRWIIDAEIPISERVSLGEEDQTKLCNCEAKTSTEMAVTVTMLGALWGLSVQLHSNALRRVPYMRHPWEHLIAMGCGSIFLNELTKFDKQIVEDTEKLVQKSRAANERRYFDEDE, encoded by the exons ATGCACACACAACAAGATTGTCCACGAGGTGTGATAAATACCCGTGATCGCAGACGTTGGATAATTGACGCCGAAATCCCGATATCCGAGAGAGTGTCGCTAGGCGAAGAGGACCAGACCAAACTCTGCAATTGCGAAGCAAAAACTTCAACGGAAATGGCAGTGACAGTGACGATGCTCGGGGCGTTGTGGGGTTTGAGTGTGCAGTTGCACTCCAACGCTCTTCGGAGGGTCCCTTACATGCGCC ATCCGTGGGAGCATTTGATTGCGATGGGATGCGGGTCGATCTTCCTGAACGAGCTGACTAAATTTGACAAACAAATCGTAGAGGACACTGAGAAGCTTGTCCAGAAGTCCAGGGCAGCCAATGAACGTCGCTACTTTG ATGAAGACGAATAA